A portion of the uncultured Draconibacterium sp. genome contains these proteins:
- the mgtE gene encoding magnesium transporter, with product MSFEITREYIEQLRELIEEGKKKEVAALMEDLHPADIAEIMDDLNMEEAKFIYLLIDGEKASDVLIEIDEDDRRRFLKILPPEMIATRFIEYMDSDDAADVVADLDEDVQKEVLNEIEDLEQAGDIIDLLDYEEDSAGGIMAKELVAVNENWNVATCLKEISRQAEEVDEIFYIYVTDNDDKLKGVLSLKKLILNHTNTKVSKIYDPDIQKVYTNARQEEVAELMDKYDLVAMPVVDEIGRLQGRITFDDVIDFVRDEAEKDYQMVSGITGDVEPGDKVWQILRARFPWLLIGLLGGILSAVVLGSHEESLTKVTQLAFFIPLIAAMAGNVGVQSSSIVVQSIASGVKDIETPARKLVKEVSIAVLTASIFAILIFFYNFFVSGNMNLTYSVSISLFIVIIFASLFGTVIPLILHRFKIDPALATGPFITTMNDILGMMIYLTISGIFFNLV from the coding sequence ATGAGTTTTGAAATAACCAGAGAATACATTGAGCAGTTAAGAGAACTGATTGAAGAGGGGAAGAAGAAGGAAGTTGCTGCTTTAATGGAGGATCTTCACCCGGCAGATATTGCCGAGATTATGGATGATCTGAACATGGAAGAAGCGAAATTCATTTATTTGCTGATTGATGGCGAAAAAGCGTCTGATGTTCTGATTGAGATTGATGAAGACGACCGCCGCCGCTTTTTGAAAATATTGCCTCCCGAAATGATTGCCACCCGCTTCATCGAATACATGGACTCGGATGATGCAGCAGACGTGGTTGCCGATTTGGACGAAGATGTTCAGAAAGAAGTACTGAACGAGATTGAAGATCTTGAGCAGGCTGGTGATATTATCGATCTGCTGGATTACGAAGAAGATTCGGCTGGTGGTATTATGGCAAAAGAGCTGGTTGCCGTAAACGAAAACTGGAACGTTGCAACCTGCCTGAAAGAAATAAGCCGCCAGGCTGAAGAGGTTGACGAGATATTCTATATTTATGTAACCGACAACGACGATAAATTAAAGGGAGTACTTTCGCTGAAAAAGCTGATATTAAACCACACCAATACCAAAGTATCGAAAATCTACGATCCGGACATCCAAAAAGTATACACCAATGCCCGGCAGGAAGAGGTAGCCGAGTTGATGGATAAATACGACCTTGTTGCTATGCCCGTGGTGGATGAAATTGGGCGTTTGCAAGGGCGGATCACCTTTGATGATGTAATTGATTTTGTGCGTGACGAAGCCGAAAAAGATTACCAGATGGTATCGGGTATTACTGGCGATGTGGAGCCCGGCGACAAAGTGTGGCAAATATTACGTGCGCGTTTTCCGTGGTTGTTGATTGGTTTATTAGGAGGTATTTTAAGTGCGGTGGTTTTAGGCTCACACGAGGAGTCGTTAACAAAAGTTACCCAACTGGCATTTTTTATTCCGCTTATTGCAGCGATGGCCGGTAATGTTGGAGTTCAGTCATCGTCGATTGTAGTTCAAAGTATTGCAAGTGGGGTGAAAGATATTGAAACGCCTGCACGAAAATTAGTAAAAGAAGTATCGATAGCAGTGTTAACAGCAAGTATTTTTGCCATACTCATCTTTTTCTACAACTTCTTTGTTTCAGGAAACATGAATCTTACTTACTCGGTTTCCATTTCATTATTTATAGTTATTATTTTTGCCTCATTGTTTGGCACTGTAATTCCCTTGATTCTGCATCGTTTTAAAATCGACCCCGCTTTGGCAACCGGGCCGTTTATTACTACCATGAACGATATTTTGGGAATGATGATTTACCTGACTATCTCGGGAATATTTTTTAACCTGGTTTAA
- a CDS encoding ABC transporter permease: protein MLLLRLIYESFSFAANSLAANKLRTILSLLGVTIGIFAIISVFTVIDSLEGFIRDSLNSLGSNMVYVQKMPWTPPEGETEYPFWKYQNRPVPTLEETDEVIRRAQTIDNAAFLFGFGRKVQYGSTTLDNAVIMATSEGLMDVWNLEIAKGRYFTESEMRNGAPAAVIGHEIANQLFDGLDPVGHTIKIQGQKFNIIGVYTQMGQDAFGTSMDRYIHISVVKSYYMIDVRDRDRGQTICIKAKDNIDTDKFMAELEGIMRTIRRLKPMEENDFALNEVSLVANQFDQFFVVFNLAGAIIGGFSILVGGFGIANIMFVSVKERTKIIGIQKSLGAKRYFILLQFIFEAIVLSVIGGIVGLLLIYAGTIVVNQSTDFTIVLTTGNIINGLLISSIIGFIAGFMPARAAAKLDPVIAINSV from the coding sequence ATGTTACTGCTTCGATTGATATACGAATCTTTTTCGTTTGCGGCAAATTCGCTTGCAGCAAATAAGCTACGCACTATTCTGTCGTTGCTGGGTGTAACAATTGGTATCTTTGCTATTATTTCCGTTTTTACGGTTATCGATTCGTTGGAAGGTTTTATTCGCGACAGCCTGAACTCGCTGGGCAGCAACATGGTTTATGTGCAAAAAATGCCCTGGACACCTCCGGAAGGCGAAACCGAATATCCATTCTGGAAATACCAGAACCGCCCTGTACCAACTTTAGAGGAAACCGATGAAGTAATCCGACGTGCACAAACCATTGACAATGCAGCATTTTTGTTTGGTTTTGGCCGTAAAGTTCAGTACGGCAGCACAACGCTCGACAACGCTGTAATAATGGCAACCTCAGAGGGGCTGATGGATGTATGGAACCTTGAAATTGCCAAAGGACGGTACTTCACCGAGTCGGAAATGCGAAACGGAGCGCCGGCAGCAGTTATCGGTCATGAAATTGCCAACCAACTTTTTGATGGGTTGGATCCGGTTGGTCACACCATAAAAATTCAGGGGCAAAAATTCAACATTATTGGCGTTTACACGCAAATGGGGCAAGATGCTTTTGGCACCAGTATGGACCGCTATATTCATATTAGCGTTGTAAAATCGTATTACATGATTGACGTGCGTGATCGCGATCGCGGCCAAACTATTTGTATTAAAGCAAAAGACAATATCGACACCGATAAATTTATGGCCGAGCTGGAAGGTATTATGCGCACCATTCGCCGGTTAAAACCAATGGAAGAAAACGATTTTGCGTTAAACGAGGTAAGTTTGGTTGCCAATCAGTTCGACCAGTTTTTTGTTGTGTTTAATTTGGCCGGAGCCATTATCGGAGGATTCTCAATTCTTGTTGGTGGTTTCGGAATTGCCAATATCATGTTTGTTTCGGTAAAAGAACGTACCAAAATTATTGGTATCCAAAAATCGTTGGGTGCAAAACGTTACTTTATCCTGCTGCAATTTATTTTCGAGGCGATTGTACTTTCGGTAATTGGCGGCATTGTTGGCCTGCTTTTAATTTATGCCGGAACAATTGTGGTTAATCAATCAACCGATTTTACAATTGTATTAACCACCGGAAATATCATCAACGGCCTCCTGATTTCTTCGATTATTGGTTTTATTGCCGGATTTATGCCTGCTCGCGCAGCTGCCAAACTCGATCCGGTAATTGCGATAAATTCGGTTTAA
- a CDS encoding IS110 family transposase gives MYKTNHFVGVDVSKDKFDVWDSIAGHRSFPNGRKGFRQFSKQLPANSFCVMEATASYYQQLALYLYEHDIELAVVNPISIKRFIQMKLQQNKTDKSDARMIALYGEEQPELSPWIPAPDYITKCKQLQRVIVIYLKQNTSLKNHIQSLESRGVKSGVLIRSLKRQLKQVRLEIELLETEMQSLIHQYDADLFVNLSSIPGIGKKTAAFLIILTNGFRDFDNYRQVSSFCGLSPIEHSSGTSVKGRSRISKRGNPYIRNQLFMCSFTACQCNPQCRSLYQRLVNKGKSKKLALIAVCNKLIKQSFAIAQSGLPYDPAYRSSIVVQ, from the coding sequence ATGTATAAAACTAATCATTTTGTTGGAGTTGACGTATCGAAAGACAAATTTGATGTTTGGGACAGTATTGCGGGACATCGTTCTTTTCCAAATGGGCGAAAGGGCTTTCGCCAGTTTTCCAAACAATTACCAGCCAATAGTTTTTGCGTGATGGAAGCCACTGCGAGCTACTATCAGCAGCTTGCGCTGTATTTGTATGAGCATGATATTGAGTTGGCAGTAGTTAATCCTATTTCCATCAAACGTTTCATCCAGATGAAGCTGCAGCAAAACAAGACCGATAAAAGTGATGCACGCATGATTGCTTTGTACGGAGAGGAACAGCCCGAGCTATCACCATGGATTCCGGCACCGGATTACATAACCAAATGCAAACAGCTTCAGCGGGTGATTGTTATTTATTTAAAACAGAATACCTCCTTAAAAAACCATATCCAGAGTTTGGAAAGTAGGGGAGTTAAAAGCGGAGTGCTGATTCGTTCGCTAAAGCGGCAACTCAAACAGGTGCGCCTGGAAATTGAGTTACTGGAAACAGAAATGCAATCGCTGATACACCAATATGATGCAGATCTGTTTGTTAATCTATCCAGCATTCCAGGAATTGGAAAAAAGACTGCTGCCTTTCTTATCATTTTAACCAATGGCTTCCGCGATTTTGATAATTATCGCCAGGTATCTTCTTTTTGCGGTTTATCTCCCATAGAGCATTCTTCGGGGACCAGCGTAAAAGGCCGTTCACGGATCAGCAAACGAGGCAATCCATATATTCGAAATCAATTGTTTATGTGCAGTTTTACAGCCTGCCAGTGTAATCCGCAGTGTCGGTCGCTTTATCAACGGTTGGTAAACAAAGGGAAATCGAAAAAATTAGCACTGATTGCGGTCTGTAACAAACTAATAAAACAGTCATTTGCAATTGCCCAATCAGGATTACCGTATGATCCGGCGTATCGAAGTAGTATCGTTGTTCAATAA
- a CDS encoding lysylphosphatidylglycerol synthase transmembrane domain-containing protein encodes MKKTIVKILQFLGFFALGAFIFWLIYKDQDIERIKTVLKNNVNYWWVALSLFLGLLSHISRTLRWGLMIEPIGHKPRFINTFLAVMVGYLMNMAFPRMGEVSRCGVLSRYEKISFTKLVGTVVAERLIDLISLLILLAIVILSQFGEMLHFMKSNPEISEKLHAAVTSPYLLIGLVVLAILIFVFRNAFKHTAFFKKIVEIIRNFKEGFISIRNIKKKGWFFFHSAFIWGMYYLMLYVVFFAFDFTSDLNPIAGLTTFVLASFGMVAPVQGGIGAWHFMAKEALSLYGVANENGIIFAFVAHTSMTAMIIVIGIISILILPFINRRSDVTEPELQVETTN; translated from the coding sequence TTGAAAAAAACAATTGTTAAGATCTTACAATTTCTCGGCTTCTTCGCACTCGGAGCCTTCATTTTTTGGCTCATTTATAAAGATCAGGATATTGAACGGATAAAAACCGTATTAAAAAACAACGTTAATTACTGGTGGGTAGCGCTATCGTTATTTTTAGGCTTGCTGAGCCATATAAGCCGCACATTACGATGGGGATTAATGATTGAACCCATCGGGCACAAACCACGCTTTATCAATACTTTTTTGGCCGTAATGGTTGGCTATTTAATGAATATGGCTTTTCCGCGAATGGGCGAAGTATCGCGCTGTGGTGTTTTGTCGCGCTACGAAAAAATATCGTTTACAAAATTGGTAGGAACCGTTGTAGCCGAGCGACTGATAGACCTTATTTCGCTGCTGATTTTGCTGGCAATTGTTATTCTCTCGCAGTTTGGAGAGATGCTGCACTTTATGAAATCGAATCCCGAAATTTCGGAAAAACTGCATGCAGCAGTTACATCGCCATACCTTTTAATTGGACTGGTAGTACTGGCGATTTTGATTTTTGTATTCAGAAATGCATTTAAGCATACCGCGTTTTTCAAAAAGATAGTAGAGATCATCCGCAATTTTAAAGAAGGTTTTATTTCCATTCGCAATATCAAGAAAAAAGGCTGGTTCTTTTTTCATTCGGCATTTATCTGGGGCATGTATTACCTCATGCTTTACGTGGTATTCTTTGCCTTTGATTTTACCAGTGACCTGAACCCGATTGCCGGACTAACCACGTTTGTTTTGGCAAGTTTTGGTATGGTAGCACCGGTGCAGGGCGGAATCGGAGCATGGCATTTTATGGCAAAAGAAGCCCTTTCGTTGTATGGAGTAGCCAACGAAAACGGTATTATCTTTGCTTTTGTGGCCCACACATCAATGACGGCAATGATTATTGTAATCGGTATAATATCTATCCTTATTCTTCCGTTTATTAACCGCCGAAGCGATGTTACCGAGCCGGAATTACAGGTTGAAACTACAAACTAA
- the rsmA gene encoding 16S rRNA (adenine(1518)-N(6)/adenine(1519)-N(6))-dimethyltransferase RsmA, whose translation MSFVRPKKNLGQHFLTDQNIARKIVDSLGADVPDVLEIGPGMGVLTQYLLQRPELNVHVVEIDRESVEYLQQNFPTLKHIWGEDFLKTDVASRFSGNFSLIGNFPYNISSQIFFRVLEFRNRIPETVGMIQKEVAERIAAPHGSKIYGILSVLLQAFFDIEYLFTVSEGVFNPPPKVKSAVVRLKRNQLEELPCSEELFVKVVKAAFNLRRKMLRNSLKEICSALPEEYAMKRPEQLSVGAFIDLTCKIEEIEKQ comes from the coding sequence ATGAGCTTTGTACGACCCAAAAAAAATCTTGGTCAGCATTTTTTAACCGATCAAAATATTGCGCGGAAAATTGTTGACAGCCTGGGTGCCGATGTACCGGATGTACTGGAGATCGGCCCTGGAATGGGAGTCCTAACTCAATACCTATTGCAACGCCCTGAACTGAATGTTCATGTTGTTGAAATCGACCGCGAATCAGTAGAATACCTTCAACAAAATTTTCCGACATTAAAACACATTTGGGGAGAAGATTTTTTGAAAACTGATGTTGCCAGCCGTTTTTCAGGAAATTTTAGTCTTATTGGTAACTTCCCTTACAATATTTCATCGCAAATATTTTTTCGCGTATTGGAATTCCGCAACCGTATTCCCGAAACTGTTGGAATGATACAAAAAGAGGTTGCCGAGCGTATTGCTGCGCCTCACGGATCGAAAATCTACGGAATACTTAGTGTTTTGCTACAGGCCTTTTTCGATATCGAATACCTGTTTACCGTGTCGGAAGGAGTGTTTAACCCGCCACCAAAAGTTAAATCGGCAGTAGTGCGGTTAAAACGAAACCAGTTAGAAGAACTACCGTGCAGCGAAGAGCTGTTTGTAAAAGTGGTGAAGGCAGCTTTTAACCTTCGCCGAAAAATGCTACGTAACTCTTTAAAGGAAATTTGTTCTGCATTACCTGAAGAGTATGCTATGAAACGTCCGGAACAACTTTCGGTCGGTGCGTTTATTGATCTAACTTGTAAAATCGAAGAAATCGAAAAACAGTAA
- the mreC gene encoding rod shape-determining protein MreC, producing MRNLLRFLVRNYAFLLFLFLEAVSLVMVFSYNSFQRSRFLNSANFISGSLYNTTSSVLQYFELRRVNEELANENAYLRSVLDGGTADIKAIADSVILTNELPDSNFVFRAARIINNSANKQQNYITLDKGLDDGIKADQGILAPEGVVGVVTSVSNSYASGLSLLNPRWSISAKLKKSGYYGSLHWDGRNYREADLQEIPIHVNLATGDTVVTSGYSSIFPEGLLIGTILSFDQPQGENYYNIKVQLAVDFKSIRYVHVIENVKKEELKDLENKVINGAGIN from the coding sequence ATGCGCAATCTCCTTCGATTCCTGGTAAGAAATTATGCGTTTCTTCTGTTTCTTTTTTTAGAAGCGGTTTCGTTGGTGATGGTGTTTAGCTACAACAGTTTTCAGCGTTCACGTTTTCTTAATTCGGCAAATTTTATTTCGGGTAGTTTGTACAATACAACAAGCTCGGTTTTGCAGTATTTTGAATTAAGAAGAGTTAATGAAGAACTGGCTAACGAAAATGCTTATCTCCGTTCGGTGCTCGATGGTGGAACCGCAGACATAAAAGCCATTGCTGATTCTGTTATTCTTACCAACGAACTGCCTGATTCAAATTTTGTGTTCAGAGCAGCACGAATTATTAATAACTCGGCCAATAAACAGCAAAATTACATTACGCTTGATAAAGGCCTTGACGACGGAATAAAAGCTGATCAGGGAATTCTGGCACCTGAAGGAGTGGTTGGAGTGGTAACGAGTGTTTCCAACTCTTACGCTTCGGGTTTGTCGTTGCTAAATCCACGTTGGAGCATTTCTGCCAAGCTAAAAAAATCAGGATATTACGGTTCGTTGCATTGGGATGGGCGAAACTATCGCGAAGCCGATTTACAGGAAATTCCAATTCATGTAAATCTGGCAACAGGCGATACAGTTGTCACCAGTGGCTATTCATCAATTTTTCCCGAAGGATTGTTGATTGGTACTATTCTATCGTTTGACCAGCCACAGGGCGAAAACTACTATAATATAAAAGTGCAGCTGGCTGTCGATTTTAAATCGATACGTTATGTACATGTAATTGAAAATGTGAAAAAAGA
- a CDS encoding FtsX-like permease family protein has translation MNTELFISRRLFFDKANKKLLSQRIIRIALAGIALGLTVMIVSVAVVTGFKKEIRNKVIGFGSHIQIINYDSNSSYETSPVSEDQPFLADVKALPGVKRLQPYATKPGMIKTEEYIQGIVFKGVDENYDWQFFRKHLVEGEVPAVNDSARVNQVLLSEQVAKLLRLKLNDRIIMYFITGDEKFPRIRQMEVSGIYRTGFEEFDQLFILGDLKQIQRLNDWRPDQITGFEVITTDFFDIDNIEQNIRNIIISYREENAEILRTQSITRVYPQIFDWLSILDMNVWIILILMVVVAAFNMVSGLLVLILERSTMIGVLKAMGSPNWSIRKVFVYLSVFLTGRGLLWGNAIGVAIVLLQMAFHIIQLNPESYYVDYVPMNFSLTHLLLLNLGTIVITSLILIIPSWFISKISPDKVIRFD, from the coding sequence TTGAACACCGAACTTTTTATATCGCGCCGACTTTTTTTCGACAAGGCAAACAAAAAGCTGTTGTCGCAACGCATTATTCGTATTGCGCTGGCGGGTATTGCACTGGGGTTAACAGTAATGATTGTTTCGGTGGCGGTGGTTACCGGTTTTAAAAAAGAAATCCGTAACAAAGTAATTGGCTTTGGTTCGCATATTCAAATTATAAATTACGATTCAAACAGCTCGTACGAAACCAGCCCGGTTTCGGAAGATCAGCCTTTTCTGGCCGATGTTAAAGCGCTGCCCGGAGTAAAACGCCTGCAGCCTTATGCCACCAAACCGGGAATGATTAAAACCGAAGAATACATTCAGGGCATTGTGTTTAAAGGCGTAGATGAGAATTACGACTGGCAGTTTTTCAGAAAACACCTTGTTGAGGGCGAGGTACCCGCAGTTAACGACAGTGCCCGTGTAAACCAGGTTCTGTTGTCGGAGCAGGTGGCCAAACTGCTGCGCCTGAAACTGAACGACCGCATTATAATGTATTTTATTACCGGCGATGAGAAATTTCCAAGAATACGGCAAATGGAGGTAAGCGGCATTTACCGCACAGGCTTCGAGGAGTTCGACCAGCTGTTTATATTGGGCGATCTGAAACAAATTCAGCGGCTTAACGACTGGCGCCCCGACCAGATTACCGGTTTCGAGGTAATTACCACCGACTTTTTCGATATCGACAATATTGAGCAAAACATACGTAACATTATTATCAGTTACCGCGAAGAAAACGCTGAGATTCTGCGCACCCAAAGTATTACGCGCGTTTATCCGCAAATTTTCGACTGGCTGTCCATTCTGGATATGAACGTGTGGATAATACTGATTTTAATGGTTGTTGTGGCGGCGTTTAACATGGTGTCGGGGCTACTGGTACTAATACTCGAACGTTCCACCATGATTGGCGTGCTAAAAGCCATGGGAAGCCCAAATTGGAGCATCAGAAAGGTGTTTGTGTATCTCTCGGTATTTTTAACCGGCCGCGGGCTGTTGTGGGGAAATGCAATTGGTGTGGCTATCGTATTGCTACAAATGGCGTTTCATATTATTCAGCTAAATCCCGAGTCGTATTACGTTGATTATGTACCGATGAACTTTTCGCTTACTCACCTGCTATTACTCAACCTCGGAACCATTGTAATTACCTCGCTGATACTGATTATTCCAAGCTGGTTTATTTCAAAAATTTCGCCCGACAAGGTGATTCGGTTTGATTAA
- the purH gene encoding bifunctional phosphoribosylaminoimidazolecarboxamide formyltransferase/IMP cyclohydrolase — MADNKKIKTALVSVFHKENLDKIVTKLNDLGVNILSTGGTKSFIESLGVEVTSVESLTGYPSILGGRVKTLHPKVFGGILSRRDNQGDVSQLTEYEIPEIDLVIVDLYPFEDTVASGAEEQDIIEKIDIGGISLIRAAAKNFKDVVIVPSQNEYQPLLEKLEANNGEFSLEDRKWFAGKAFGVSSHYDAAIFSYFNDGEDAGTQRISLNDGDVLRYGENPHQAATFFKFDNVAEGAGLANAQVLQGKALSYNNMLDADAAWKSASDAYHSVTHIQNKVAVSVIKHLNPCGLAVTDNIMESLELAWAGDPISAFGGIICFTDTVTKEAAEWFSKKFIEIIIAPEYTDEALEVLAKKKNLRVLVTPVRPMVAGEKLYRSISGGMLVQDEDEGLDTEFKTVTKKEFEASKMNLAKFGSIACKHLKSNAIAVVTETEKGAFWLTGAGMGQPNRLDSLRYLTMPRFDLKGGLDIEKSVLISDAFFPFRDSIEAANEYGVKYIIEPGGSIRDEEVIEACNEFGIAMAFTGRRHFRH; from the coding sequence ATGGCTGATAATAAAAAAATTAAGACTGCTTTGGTTTCAGTCTTTCACAAAGAAAATTTAGATAAGATTGTTACGAAACTGAACGACTTGGGTGTTAATATATTAAGTACCGGAGGTACAAAAAGTTTTATCGAGTCGTTGGGCGTCGAGGTTACCTCGGTTGAAAGCCTGACCGGATACCCGTCGATTTTAGGTGGACGTGTAAAAACTTTGCATCCAAAAGTGTTCGGTGGAATATTATCGCGTCGCGACAACCAGGGCGATGTAAGCCAGTTAACAGAATACGAAATCCCGGAGATCGACCTTGTAATTGTTGATCTGTATCCGTTTGAAGATACTGTGGCATCGGGAGCCGAAGAACAAGATATAATTGAAAAAATTGATATAGGCGGAATTTCACTGATTCGTGCCGCTGCCAAAAACTTTAAAGATGTGGTGATCGTTCCTTCGCAAAACGAATATCAGCCACTGCTTGAAAAACTGGAAGCTAACAATGGAGAGTTCAGTTTGGAAGATCGTAAATGGTTTGCCGGAAAAGCATTTGGTGTTTCGTCGCATTATGATGCAGCTATTTTTAGCTACTTTAATGATGGTGAAGACGCCGGAACACAACGCATTAGCCTAAATGATGGCGATGTTTTGCGTTACGGAGAAAATCCACACCAGGCAGCAACATTCTTCAAATTCGATAACGTTGCCGAAGGTGCTGGCCTTGCCAATGCACAGGTATTGCAAGGAAAAGCTTTATCGTACAACAATATGCTGGATGCCGATGCTGCCTGGAAATCGGCCAGCGATGCATATCACTCAGTAACTCACATTCAAAACAAAGTAGCCGTTTCGGTTATCAAACACCTAAACCCTTGTGGTTTGGCAGTAACCGATAACATTATGGAATCGTTGGAACTGGCCTGGGCCGGTGATCCGATCAGTGCATTTGGCGGAATTATTTGTTTTACCGATACAGTTACTAAAGAAGCTGCCGAGTGGTTTAGTAAAAAATTCATCGAAATTATTATCGCTCCTGAATATACTGACGAAGCATTGGAGGTTTTAGCCAAGAAGAAAAATCTTCGTGTTTTGGTAACACCGGTTCGCCCAATGGTGGCAGGAGAAAAATTATACCGTTCGATTAGTGGCGGAATGTTGGTTCAGGATGAAGATGAAGGTTTGGATACTGAATTTAAAACCGTAACCAAAAAAGAATTTGAAGCTTCAAAAATGAACCTGGCCAAATTCGGATCAATCGCTTGTAAACACCTAAAAAGTAATGCCATTGCGGTAGTAACAGAAACTGAAAAAGGAGCTTTCTGGTTAACCGGAGCAGGAATGGGGCAACCAAACCGCTTGGATAGTTTGCGTTACCTTACCATGCCACGTTTCGACCTGAAAGGTGGATTGGATATTGAAAAATCAGTACTGATTTCTGATGCTTTTTTCCCGTTCCGCGATAGCATCGAGGCAGCTAACGAATACGGTGTAAAATACATCATCGAGCCGGGTGGCAGTATCCGCGACGAGGAAGTGATTGAAGCTTGTAACGAATTTGGTATTGCCATGGCATTTACAGGCCGTAGACATTTCAGACATTAA
- a CDS encoding HD domain-containing protein: MTASNLLKQIEFIKEIDKIKYIQRRTKLFNSNRNENDAEHSWHLAMMAIVLSEYSDAKIDLLKVVKMVLIHDIVEIDAGDTFIYDQNKNHDNTAEELKCAKRIFGMLPEKQAVEFIDLWTEFEAGVSNEAKFAKSMDRLEPLLQNISNNGGTWEEFSVNFQSVYEKKKVIKNGSAELWDYAEKLINDSVDKGILKK; encoded by the coding sequence ATGACAGCATCGAATTTATTAAAGCAAATAGAGTTTATTAAAGAGATTGATAAAATTAAATACATCCAGCGGCGTACAAAACTGTTTAACAGCAACCGCAACGAAAACGACGCCGAACACAGTTGGCATCTGGCCATGATGGCAATTGTTTTAAGCGAATATTCCGATGCAAAAATCGACCTGTTAAAAGTGGTAAAAATGGTGTTAATACACGACATTGTTGAAATAGATGCCGGCGACACTTTTATTTACGACCAAAATAAAAACCATGATAATACCGCGGAAGAGCTAAAGTGTGCGAAACGGATTTTTGGGATGTTGCCCGAAAAACAAGCAGTGGAATTTATCGATTTGTGGACTGAATTTGAAGCCGGCGTTTCGAATGAGGCAAAGTTTGCCAAATCGATGGACAGGCTTGAGCCTTTACTGCAAAATATTTCGAATAACGGAGGCACGTGGGAAGAGTTCAGCGTGAATTTCCAAAGTGTTTACGAAAAGAAGAAAGTGATAAAAAATGGTTCGGCAGAACTATGGGATTATGCAGAGAAACTAATTAACGACAGTGTTGATAAAGGCATATTAAAGAAATAA
- a CDS encoding rod shape-determining protein, giving the protein MGLFSFLTQEIAIDLGTANTIIIHNDKIVVDEPSIVAIDMKTEKMVAIGEKARQMQGKTHANLKTIRPLRDGVIADFNAAEQMIRGMIKMINPKSRMFSPALKMVICIPSGSTEVEIRAVRDSSEHAGGREVYMVYEPLAAAIGIGLDVEAPEGNMVVDIGGGTTEIAVISLGGIVTNKSIRIAGDDLTADIMEYMRHQHNIKIGERTAEEIKIHVGSALSQLKEPPPDYVVQGPNQMTALPIEVPVSYQEIAHCLEKSISKIETAVLSALEQTPPELYADIVVKGIWLAGGGALLKGLDKRLTDKIGIPFHIAEDPLRAVVRGTGIALKNVENFSFLIR; this is encoded by the coding sequence ATGGGTTTATTTTCATTTTTAACGCAGGAGATAGCAATTGACCTTGGAACGGCCAATACTATTATCATTCATAATGATAAAATTGTAGTGGACGAACCTTCGATAGTGGCCATCGATATGAAAACCGAAAAGATGGTTGCCATTGGAGAAAAAGCCAGGCAGATGCAGGGGAAGACGCACGCAAACTTAAAGACAATCAGGCCATTACGCGATGGTGTTATTGCCGACTTTAATGCTGCGGAGCAAATGATTAGGGGGATGATTAAAATGATTAACCCGAAGTCGAGGATGTTTTCTCCGGCTTTAAAAATGGTAATTTGTATCCCTTCAGGAAGTACCGAGGTTGAAATTCGTGCGGTACGCGACTCGTCGGAACATGCCGGCGGACGCGAGGTTTACATGGTTTACGAACCATTGGCAGCTGCAATTGGTATCGGTTTAGATGTGGAAGCTCCTGAAGGAAACATGGTTGTGGATATAGGTGGTGGTACTACCGAGATTGCAGTTATCTCTCTTGGTGGTATCGTTACCAACAAATCAATCCGTATTGCCGGCGACGACCTTACCGCCGATATTATGGAATATATGCGTCATCAGCACAATATTAAAATTGGAGAACGTACAGCAGAGGAAATTAAAATTCATGTTGGTTCGGCATTGTCGCAGCTAAAAGAACCACCACCGGATTATGTAGTTCAGGGACCAAACCAAATGACAGCATTGCCAATCGAGGTGCCGGTTTCGTATCAGGAAATTGCACATTGCCTGGAAAAATCGATTTCGAAAATTGAAACAGCGGTATTGAGCGCCTTGGAGCAAACACCTCCTGAATTGTATGCTGATATTGTGGTTAAAGGAATTTGGCTGGCAGGCGGTGGCGCCTTGTTAAAAGGCCTTGATAAACGATTGACAGACAAAATTGGAATACCGTTCCATATTGCAGAAGATCCGTTACGTGCGGTTGTAAGAGGTACCGGTATTGCCCTTAAGAATGTAGAAAACTTCTCATTCCTTATCCGATAG